A window of Gemmatimonadota bacterium contains these coding sequences:
- a CDS encoding TonB-dependent receptor, whose protein sequence is MHHASRPAARLASALLAILLVPLAVAAQQDATLQGTVRDAATQRPLAGISVTVSGGRSGTTDATGSYRITGIAPGTRTVLFRWLGYAPRTDTLVLAAGERRVLDAALRANPVLLGLVRVSGASRVPERTVDAPAAIVSVEPARVRDLAASGQVPMLVADLTGVRTAQAGLFDFNVNTRGFNTPLNRRTLVLIDGRDVSIPMLGNQEWADLSVLEEATQVEMVRGPGAALYGANAFSGVLAITTPAVRETRGTRVNVSAGQLGLLKVDGRQSWLTEDGRWGFRASAGFQQSDTWDRARTNLGDLEAEYGAAGFGAGAIAAPAPGYELLPLFGQTKAGAFGLPGAASGTPDPTQVTFGTLRADRYAADGGVLTIEGGTSRVANTVITTGTGRSQVKEATRPWARIALTADDYSLFAYFTGRDGDQTALASGTRGFDRGSTTHIEGQRTFRFAGDAGRWVVGASARQISVDSKGTVLDAAEDGRTDGIYALFQQLDYTVLPRLKVIVGGRVDGGSQFASQVSPKLGVVFAPARDQALRVTFNRGYLAPSAFQRFLRFPAGAPQDLSALEAGLRASPLGAALGGVPNGELFTTSAAVPVYALGNASLEPEVVQGLEVGYKAQLGRLFLTVDAYQSVITDFATGIMPATNPDFPIWTAPAAVPEPARAGLEQAVIGTVGNAISRLENGNTAFILSFGNAGRATERGAEVGAAYQANDRLRIDANYTWYDFTIDQDRFAPGDTIDANAPPHAANLAASWQHPGGLRVRVGARYTDAFAFRVGTWRATLPAATALDLHARMPLRDAFTLSVSATNLLDQKRVHALGGSVIERRVLVTLGWAR, encoded by the coding sequence ATGCACCATGCCTCCCGTCCGGCGGCCCGACTCGCGTCGGCCCTGCTGGCCATCCTGCTCGTCCCTCTCGCCGTCGCCGCACAACAGGACGCCACGCTGCAAGGCACGGTGCGCGACGCCGCCACGCAGCGACCGCTGGCGGGGATCTCGGTGACGGTGAGCGGCGGCCGCTCGGGCACCACCGATGCGACGGGCAGTTATCGGATCACGGGGATCGCGCCGGGGACGCGCACGGTGCTCTTCCGCTGGCTCGGCTACGCGCCGCGCACCGACACGCTCGTGCTGGCCGCGGGTGAGCGACGGGTGCTCGACGCGGCGCTGCGCGCGAACCCGGTGCTGCTCGGCCTCGTGCGCGTGAGCGGCGCCTCTCGCGTGCCGGAACGCACCGTCGACGCGCCCGCGGCGATCGTCTCGGTGGAGCCGGCGCGGGTGCGCGACCTCGCCGCCTCGGGGCAGGTCCCGATGCTCGTCGCCGATCTCACGGGCGTGCGCACGGCGCAGGCGGGCCTCTTCGACTTCAACGTGAACACGCGCGGCTTCAACACGCCGCTCAATCGCCGGACGCTCGTGCTGATCGACGGCCGCGACGTCTCCATCCCGATGCTCGGCAACCAGGAATGGGCCGACCTCTCGGTGCTCGAGGAGGCGACGCAGGTGGAGATGGTGCGCGGCCCCGGCGCCGCGCTCTACGGCGCGAACGCGTTCAGCGGCGTGCTCGCGATCACCACGCCGGCGGTGCGCGAGACGCGAGGGACCCGGGTGAACGTCTCCGCGGGCCAGCTGGGCCTGCTCAAGGTCGATGGACGACAGAGCTGGCTGACCGAAGACGGGCGGTGGGGATTCCGCGCGAGCGCCGGGTTCCAGCAGAGCGACACGTGGGATCGCGCGCGCACGAACCTCGGTGACCTGGAGGCCGAGTACGGCGCGGCAGGCTTCGGCGCGGGTGCGATCGCGGCGCCGGCTCCCGGCTACGAGTTGCTGCCGCTGTTCGGACAGACCAAGGCCGGCGCGTTCGGCCTCCCCGGCGCCGCGAGCGGCACGCCTGACCCCACGCAGGTCACGTTCGGGACGCTCCGCGCCGATCGCTACGCCGCTGACGGCGGTGTCCTCACGATCGAGGGCGGCACGAGCCGCGTCGCGAACACGGTGATCACGACCGGCACCGGTCGTTCACAGGTGAAGGAGGCGACGCGCCCCTGGGCCCGCATCGCGCTCACCGCCGACGACTACAGCCTCTTCGCCTATTTCACTGGACGTGACGGCGACCAGACCGCGCTGGCGAGCGGCACGCGCGGATTCGACCGTGGGAGCACGACGCACATCGAAGGGCAGCGCACCTTCCGCTTCGCGGGCGACGCGGGCCGCTGGGTGGTGGGCGCCTCGGCGCGCCAGATCAGCGTGGACTCCAAGGGCACGGTGCTCGATGCCGCGGAGGACGGCCGCACCGACGGCATCTACGCGCTCTTCCAGCAACTCGACTACACCGTCCTGCCACGACTCAAGGTGATCGTCGGCGGCCGCGTCGATGGCGGCTCGCAGTTCGCGTCGCAGGTCTCGCCCAAGCTCGGCGTGGTGTTCGCGCCGGCGCGCGACCAGGCGCTGCGCGTCACGTTCAACCGCGGCTACCTCGCGCCGAGCGCGTTCCAGCGGTTCCTTCGCTTCCCGGCGGGCGCGCCGCAGGACCTCTCGGCGCTCGAGGCCGGACTGCGCGCCTCGCCGCTCGGCGCCGCGCTCGGCGGCGTGCCGAACGGCGAGTTGTTCACCACATCGGCGGCGGTGCCGGTCTACGCGCTCGGCAATGCCTCACTCGAGCCGGAGGTCGTGCAGGGGCTGGAGGTGGGGTACAAGGCGCAGCTCGGGCGGCTCTTCCTCACGGTCGATGCGTACCAGAGCGTGATCACGGACTTCGCGACGGGCATCATGCCGGCGACGAATCCCGATTTCCCGATCTGGACGGCGCCCGCAGCGGTGCCGGAGCCGGCGCGGGCGGGCCTCGAGCAGGCGGTGATCGGGACCGTCGGCAACGCCATCAGCCGGCTGGAGAACGGCAACACCGCGTTCATCCTCTCCTTCGGCAATGCCGGGCGCGCGACCGAGCGGGGCGCCGAGGTCGGCGCGGCGTACCAAGCGAACGATCGCCTCCGGATCGACGCGAATTACACCTGGTACGACTTCACGATCGACCAGGACCGGTTCGCACCGGGCGACACCATCGACGCGAACGCGCCGCCGCACGCCGCGAACCTCGCGGCGAGCTGGCAGCACCCCGGCGGCCTGCGCGTCCGCGTGGGCGCGCGCTACACCGATGCGTTCGCCTTCCGCGTGGGGACCTGGCGGGCGACGCTGCCGGCCGCGACCGCCCTCGACCTGCACGCGCGGATGCCGCTGCGGGACGCCTTCACGCTGAGCGTGAGCGCGACCAACCTGCTCGACCAGAAGCGCGTGCACGCCCTCGGGGGCTCGGTCATCGAGCGGCGCGTGCTCGTGACGCTCGGCTGGGCGCGCTGA
- a CDS encoding carotenoid biosynthesis protein: MDLPAWLVALAVLPPFAIFVYYLVRAAKVSRYQAVALFAAFAYGMSVEALALHTTHDYDYANLWLMFGRRPNWVPVTIGICWASILYCVMRTSDALGLPWWQRPFYDGATAMTLDLVIDPVMSSTRAVANTLLPCMDETGPLRGGLSLWTWCEPVDAPIAYWFSVPVSNFLGWFIVITTLSCTVRLGARYFRGEERPLHGQVVLLLLMAVFAIGLDAGVAKVFGITGSGVTAEYTALTIAIALPFLMVLLQRRTVRLDNPFSPGLLAWPVYAYLTWGSLYYLERIGAAAWPGEAVLMAATIAVGLLMLLMPYLAGFRRPRPA, translated from the coding sequence ATGGACCTCCCGGCCTGGCTCGTCGCGCTCGCCGTCCTCCCGCCGTTCGCCATCTTCGTCTACTATCTCGTTCGTGCGGCGAAGGTCAGCCGCTACCAGGCGGTCGCGCTCTTCGCCGCCTTCGCGTACGGGATGAGCGTGGAGGCCCTCGCGCTCCACACGACGCACGACTACGACTACGCGAACCTCTGGCTCATGTTCGGGCGCCGGCCCAACTGGGTGCCGGTGACGATCGGGATCTGCTGGGCCTCGATCCTCTACTGCGTGATGCGGACGAGCGACGCCCTCGGGCTCCCCTGGTGGCAACGGCCGTTCTACGACGGCGCGACGGCGATGACGCTCGACCTCGTCATCGACCCGGTGATGAGCAGCACGCGCGCGGTCGCGAACACCCTGCTCCCCTGCATGGACGAGACGGGTCCGCTGCGGGGCGGGCTCTCGCTCTGGACGTGGTGCGAGCCGGTGGACGCGCCGATCGCCTACTGGTTCAGCGTCCCGGTGTCGAACTTCCTCGGCTGGTTCATCGTCATCACGACGCTCTCCTGCACGGTGCGGCTCGGCGCGCGCTACTTCCGGGGCGAGGAGCGGCCGCTCCACGGCCAGGTCGTCCTGCTCCTGCTGATGGCGGTCTTCGCGATCGGGCTCGATGCGGGCGTCGCGAAGGTGTTCGGCATCACGGGCAGCGGGGTGACGGCCGAGTACACCGCACTCACCATCGCGATCGCCCTGCCGTTCCTGATGGTGCTCCTGCAGCGCCGGACGGTGCGCCTCGACAATCCGTTCTCGCCCGGCCTGCTCGCGTGGCCGGTCTACGCGTACCTGACCTGGGGCAGCCTCTACTACCTCGAGCGCATCGGGGCCGCGGCGTGGCCGGGCGAGGCGGTGCTGATGGCGGCGACGATCGCCGTCGGGCTGCTGATGCTGCTGATGCCGTATCTCGCCGGCTTCAGGCGACCGCGCCCGGCGTGA